In the genome of Bubalus kerabau isolate K-KA32 ecotype Philippines breed swamp buffalo chromosome 8, PCC_UOA_SB_1v2, whole genome shotgun sequence, one region contains:
- the LOC129658377 gene encoding collagen alpha-1(I) chain-like — translation MPPLRGYTLGMIRRSLAFPPRTRNKAAGGRAEEGTARGLRSGAPRPLPAGAASGGGAPGQTASRPLPAPQEAAARNPPRPQHSAGFRATLPSGRKLNTKCPPLRWDSWAFFVQSGGTHSLGFLGGRGLSGGDGRRRDKLNHPRCGRPAQETSRCQAGPLLLLASAERSEAGSQSVHGLGRPFPASSRVVYLLLRHLGGPSGRQCGHPDGVTGRALVGALGRLGGSPRARKAGCAEEDAPGGAHSAGRAGLDARRLQHHGQVARPRRPARPAASPQGVMPPPPLPSSSRSVHPATFKPASPATPPPHFIGLPCSPGNVLPGCCRYPEKQRLRPFDAIRPLIPPPEHRHSSTPSARSS, via the exons ATGCCTCCGCTTCGCGGCTACACCTTGGGCATGATCCGCCGCAGCCTCGCCTTCCCTCCGCGCACCCGGAACAAAGCTGCGGGCGGCCGAGCCGAGGAGGGGACGGCAAGGGGACTCCGCAGCGGCGCCCCTCGGCCCCTGCCTGCTG GCGCAGCCTCGGGCGGCGGCGCGCCCGGCCAGACCGCCtcccgccccctccctgccccgcaAGAAGCTGCTGCCCGGAACCCGCCGCGTCCGCAGCACTCAGCCGGGTTTCGGGCGACGCTGCCCTCGGGCCGGAAACTAAACACCAAGTGCCCTCCGCTGCGGTGGGACTCCTGGGCTTTCTTTGTGCAGAGTGGCGGGACCCACTCGCTTGGCTTTCTTGGGGGAAGGGGTTTATCAGGAGGAGATGGTAGGCGACGGGATAAATTGAATCACCCCCGATGCGGCCGGCCAGCGCAGGAAACCTCCAGATGCCAGG CAGGTCCTTTGCTCCTTCTGGCCAGCGCGGAGCGTTCAGAGGCTGGCTCCCAGTCGGTGCACGGTCTCGGCCGACCTTTCCCCGCGAGCTCCCGGGTCGTCTACCTCTTGCTTCGCCATTTAGGCGGCCCCTCGGGCCGACAGTGCGGTCACCCAGACGGCGTTACCGGACGAGCCTTGGTCGGGGCTTTGGGGCGACTGGGCGGCAGCCCGCGGGCGCGAAAGGCTGGCTGCGCTGAGGAGGATGCACCTGGCGGGGCGCACAGCGCGGGGCGTGCGGGGCTCGACGCACGGCGCCTTCAACACCATGGACAGGTCGCGCGACCGCGGCGCCCGGCCCGCCCAGCAGCCAGCCCCCAGGGCGTCATGCCGCCCCCACCACTGCCTTCTTCTTCCCGAAGTGTCCACCCGGCCACCTTCAAACCCGCCTCTCCCGCGACGCCTCCGCCTCACTTCATTGGGCTCCCGTGTAGCCCCGGGAACGTGCTGCCCGGGTGCTGCAGGTACCCAGAAAAACAACGGCTCCGGCCCTTCGACGCAATCCGCCCCCTTATCCCGCCACCTGAGCACCGGCACTCCAGCACTCCGTCTGCTCGGTCCAGCTAG